In Paraburkholderia phenazinium, one DNA window encodes the following:
- a CDS encoding NAD(P)(+) transhydrogenase (Re/Si-specific) subunit beta — protein MSLNVVTLLYLVASVCFIQALKGLSNPKTARIGNTFGMAGMAIAILTTIALILKQAAGLGSNLGLGLGLLFAALVVGGAIGAFVAARVEMTKMPELVAAMHSLIGLAAVCIAYAVVSEPSAFGLVDPDNPIPGFLPYGNRIELFIGTFVGAITFSGSVIAFGKLSGKYKFRLFQGAPVVYPGQHLINLMLAIGMLGFGVIFFLTQAWLPFIIMTLIAFALGVLIIIPIGGADMPVVVSMLNSYSGWAAAGIGFSLNNPMLIIAGSLVGSSGAILSYIMCHAMNRSFFNVLLGGFGAEPGAAAAGGAQEQRPVKSGSAEDASFMLGNAETVVIVPGYGLAVARAQHALKELTDKLIEKGIDVRYAIHPVAGRMPGHMNVLLAEAEVPYDLVYEMDDINNEFGQTDVVLVLGANDVVNPAAKNDPKSPIAGMPIIEAYKARTVIVNKRSMAAGYAGLDNDLFYMDKTMMVFGDAKKVIEDMVKSVE, from the coding sequence ATGAGTCTGAACGTCGTCACGCTGCTTTATCTCGTTGCTTCGGTCTGCTTCATTCAGGCGCTCAAAGGGCTCTCGAATCCGAAGACGGCGCGCATCGGCAATACGTTCGGCATGGCCGGGATGGCGATTGCGATCCTCACCACCATCGCGCTGATCCTCAAGCAGGCCGCCGGGCTCGGCTCGAATCTCGGGCTTGGCCTTGGGCTCCTGTTCGCGGCGCTGGTGGTCGGCGGGGCGATCGGGGCGTTCGTCGCCGCGCGCGTCGAGATGACCAAGATGCCGGAACTGGTCGCCGCCATGCACTCGCTGATCGGTCTTGCGGCCGTGTGCATTGCCTATGCGGTGGTGTCGGAGCCGTCGGCGTTCGGCCTCGTCGATCCGGACAATCCGATCCCGGGGTTTCTGCCGTACGGCAACCGGATTGAGCTCTTTATCGGCACCTTCGTCGGGGCGATCACCTTCTCCGGTTCGGTGATCGCGTTCGGCAAGCTCTCGGGCAAGTACAAGTTCCGCCTGTTTCAGGGCGCGCCGGTGGTGTATCCGGGCCAGCATCTGATCAACCTGATGCTGGCGATCGGCATGCTCGGCTTCGGCGTGATCTTCTTTCTCACGCAAGCATGGCTGCCGTTCATCATCATGACGCTGATCGCGTTTGCGCTCGGGGTACTGATCATCATTCCGATCGGCGGCGCGGATATGCCGGTGGTCGTATCGATGCTCAACTCGTACTCGGGCTGGGCGGCGGCGGGCATCGGCTTCTCGCTGAACAATCCGATGCTGATCATCGCCGGCTCGCTGGTGGGCTCGTCCGGTGCGATTCTGTCGTACATCATGTGCCACGCGATGAACCGCTCGTTCTTCAACGTGCTGCTGGGCGGCTTTGGCGCCGAACCGGGCGCGGCGGCCGCGGGCGGCGCGCAGGAGCAGCGGCCGGTCAAGTCGGGCTCGGCCGAGGATGCGTCGTTCATGCTGGGCAATGCCGAGACCGTGGTGATCGTGCCGGGGTACGGTCTCGCCGTGGCCCGCGCACAGCATGCGCTGAAGGAGCTCACCGACAAGCTGATCGAGAAGGGCATCGATGTGCGCTACGCGATTCATCCGGTGGCGGGGCGCATGCCGGGCCACATGAACGTGCTGCTGGCGGAAGCCGAGGTGCCGTACGACCTCGTGTACGAGATGGACGACATCAACAACGAGTTCGGCCAGACCGATGTCGTGCTGGTGCTCGGTGCGAACGACGTGGTGAATCCGGCGGCCAAGAACGATCCGAAGTCGCCGATTGCAGGCATGCCGATCATCGAGGCGTACAAGGCGCGCACGGTGATCGTCAACAAGCGTTCCATGGCGGCCGGCTACGCGGGTCTCGACAACGATCTGTTCTACATGGACAAGACCATGATGGTCTTCGGCGATGCGAAGAAGGTGATCGAGGATATGGTGAAGTCGGTCGAGTGA
- a CDS encoding NUDIX hydrolase, whose protein sequence is MNPETWAAHVTVAAIVERDGRFLLVEEHTDHGLRLNQPAGHLEAGETLAEAVVRETLEESAHPFTPEALVGVYMTHFERPAAAGVTYLRFTYCGSVGEAEAHRALDPDIVRTLWMSADELRACPERHRTPLVMRCIDDYLAGRRFPLDFVHTHSVGPTRSSKSGNP, encoded by the coding sequence ATGAATCCCGAAACCTGGGCTGCGCACGTCACCGTGGCCGCCATCGTCGAGCGCGACGGACGCTTTCTCCTCGTCGAGGAGCACACGGACCACGGGCTGCGTCTGAACCAGCCCGCCGGCCATCTGGAAGCGGGCGAAACGCTCGCCGAGGCGGTCGTGCGCGAAACGCTCGAAGAATCCGCGCATCCGTTCACGCCCGAGGCGCTGGTGGGCGTCTACATGACGCATTTCGAGCGCCCGGCCGCAGCCGGCGTCACCTATCTGCGCTTCACGTATTGCGGCAGCGTCGGCGAGGCCGAGGCTCACCGCGCGCTCGATCCCGATATCGTCCGCACGCTGTGGATGAGCGCCGACGAGTTGCGCGCCTGTCCCGAGCGGCATCGCACGCCGCTCGTGATGCGCTGTATCGACGATTACCTCGCAGGCCGGCGTTTCCCGCTCGACTTCGTGCATACGCATTCGGTCGGGCCCACCCGATCAAGCAAGTCAGGCAACCCATGA
- a CDS encoding THUMP domain-containing class I SAM-dependent RNA methyltransferase, translating into MSFDFFIPCPRGLEAALAAELAEIAARHLNGAPFTAGAQVPGGVHFRGGWAAGMAANLHSRIASRVLLKIAHRPYRSEQDIYALALEQRWEQWFSARETLRVDVTAIKSPLRSLEFATLRVKDAICDRLREVSGDRPNIDTSAPDVRVFVFLTATDCTLYLDTSGEPLFKRGWRLDKGAAPLRENLAAGILRLTGWTAGTPLYDPMCGSGTFLAEAAQVALNIAPGAERRFGFEKLKQYEAKTWQTLKAAALDAKHAARTSRADLQIFGSDISGDMLIKARANFERAGLSSVSLKQVDARGMAPPSSEPGILVANPPYGERIEVRGRNARGELRETRENREDDSFRRAQEEAPDSEFFKSLGDALKQRFTGWHAFILTSDRKLPGQLRLRESTKTPLFNGALECRLFRFDLIAGSVRQRPANDTPAA; encoded by the coding sequence ATGTCCTTCGATTTTTTCATCCCCTGCCCTCGCGGCCTGGAAGCCGCGTTGGCGGCCGAGCTCGCCGAAATCGCCGCGCGCCACCTGAATGGTGCGCCGTTCACCGCGGGCGCGCAGGTCCCAGGCGGAGTGCATTTCCGCGGCGGCTGGGCAGCCGGCATGGCGGCCAATCTGCATTCGCGCATTGCCAGCCGTGTGCTGCTGAAAATCGCCCACCGGCCGTATCGCAGCGAACAGGACATCTACGCACTCGCGCTCGAACAGCGCTGGGAGCAATGGTTCTCCGCGCGTGAAACGCTGCGCGTCGACGTCACGGCCATCAAGTCGCCGCTGCGCAGCCTCGAATTCGCCACGCTGCGCGTCAAGGATGCAATCTGCGACCGTCTGCGCGAAGTGAGCGGCGACCGTCCCAACATCGACACCAGCGCGCCCGATGTGCGCGTCTTTGTCTTCCTCACCGCCACCGATTGCACGCTGTACCTCGACACGTCCGGCGAGCCGCTCTTCAAGCGCGGCTGGCGCCTCGACAAGGGCGCTGCGCCGCTGCGCGAGAACCTCGCGGCAGGCATCCTGCGCCTGACCGGCTGGACGGCCGGCACGCCCCTGTACGACCCGATGTGCGGCAGCGGCACGTTCCTCGCGGAAGCCGCGCAAGTAGCGCTGAATATCGCGCCGGGTGCGGAGCGCCGCTTCGGCTTCGAGAAGCTCAAGCAATACGAAGCCAAAACCTGGCAGACGCTGAAAGCGGCTGCTCTGGACGCCAAGCACGCCGCCCGGACGTCGCGCGCCGATCTGCAGATTTTCGGCAGCGACATTTCCGGCGACATGCTGATCAAGGCACGCGCCAACTTCGAGCGCGCGGGTTTGTCTTCGGTCTCGCTCAAACAGGTCGATGCACGCGGCATGGCGCCGCCGTCGTCGGAGCCGGGCATCCTCGTCGCCAATCCGCCGTATGGCGAGCGGATCGAAGTACGTGGCCGCAACGCGCGTGGCGAGCTGCGCGAGACGCGTGAAAACCGCGAGGACGACAGCTTCCGCCGCGCCCAGGAAGAGGCGCCGGACAGCGAATTCTTCAAGTCGCTCGGCGATGCGTTGAAGCAGCGCTTCACCGGCTGGCACGCGTTCATCCTGACGTCGGATCGCAAGCTGCCCGGTCAGTTGCGGCTGCGCGAATCGACCAAGACGCCGCTCTTCAACGGCGCGCTCGAATGCCGGCTGTTCCGCTTCGATCTGATCGCCGGCAGCGTCAGGCAACGCCCGGCAAACGATACGCCGGCGGCTTGA
- a CDS encoding VOC family protein — MSAAATHIISWFEIPATDFERAVRFYETAFATTLRRENVGGQPIGIFPYTEPATGGCVIHSPTLKPSTDGVMVYLNAGPSVDAVLARVEKAGGKVQGPVIELPQDIGYIGFFTDTEGNRIGLHSPKHD; from the coding sequence ATGTCAGCAGCCGCCACCCACATCATTTCCTGGTTCGAGATTCCCGCCACCGACTTCGAGCGCGCCGTGCGTTTCTACGAGACCGCGTTCGCCACCACGCTGCGGCGTGAAAACGTCGGCGGCCAGCCGATCGGGATCTTCCCGTACACCGAACCGGCCACCGGCGGCTGCGTCATCCACAGCCCCACGCTCAAGCCTTCCACCGATGGTGTGATGGTCTATCTGAACGCCGGCCCGAGCGTCGATGCTGTGCTGGCCCGCGTCGAGAAAGCCGGCGGCAAGGTGCAAGGGCCTGTCATCGAGCTGCCGCAGGATATCGGCTATATCGGCTTCTTCACCGATACCGAAGGCAATCGCATCGGACTGCATTCGCCGAAGCATGATTGA
- a CDS encoding NAD(P) transhydrogenase subunit alpha, which produces MEVINHTVINLIIFILAIYVGYHVVWNVTPALHTPLMAVTNAISAIVIVGAMLAAGLTVGDTGKFFGTLAVALAAVNVFGGFLVTRRMLEMFKKKEPKKLPAAGAARIEGGKQ; this is translated from the coding sequence ATGGAAGTCATCAACCATACCGTCATCAACCTGATCATCTTCATCCTGGCGATTTACGTCGGCTACCACGTGGTCTGGAACGTCACGCCGGCGCTGCATACACCGCTGATGGCCGTGACCAACGCGATCTCGGCGATCGTCATTGTGGGCGCGATGCTGGCCGCCGGCCTGACGGTCGGCGATACGGGCAAGTTCTTCGGCACGCTGGCGGTGGCGCTGGCCGCGGTCAACGTGTTCGGCGGCTTCCTCGTCACGAGGCGAATGCTGGAGATGTTCAAGAAGAAAGAGCCGAAGAAGCTTCCCGCTGCCGGTGCGGCGCGCATTGAAGGGGGCAAGCAATGA
- a CDS encoding Re/Si-specific NAD(P)(+) transhydrogenase subunit alpha has translation MHIGVPAETRAHESRVAATPETVKKYVSQGHRVTIQSGAGTGASFPDEAFSAVGAEIVDAATAFGADLVLKVQSPTEAELPHLKRGAVLVGMLDPFNADNAAQLAAAGVTAFALEAAPRTTRAQSLDVLSSQANIAGYKAVLLAADLYPRFMPMLMTAAGTVKAARVLILGAGVAGLQAIATAKRLGAVIEASDVRPAVKEQIESLGAKFLEVSYETDEEREAAQGVGGYAKPMPPSWLQRQGALVHERAKQADIVISTALIPGRPAPTLISVDTVQAMKPGSVLIDLAAGRGPEYEGRRGGNCPLTEPDKIVVKNGVQIVGFTNLASMVAADASSLYARNLLDFLKLIIDKEGALNIDLADDIVAATLLARDGAVTRKA, from the coding sequence ATGCACATCGGAGTGCCAGCCGAGACGCGAGCGCACGAGTCACGCGTTGCCGCCACCCCCGAGACGGTCAAGAAATACGTATCGCAGGGCCACCGGGTCACGATCCAGAGCGGTGCCGGAACCGGCGCCAGCTTCCCCGACGAGGCTTTTAGCGCGGTCGGCGCGGAGATCGTCGACGCCGCGACCGCATTCGGCGCCGATCTCGTTCTCAAAGTCCAGTCCCCGACCGAAGCCGAATTGCCGCACCTGAAACGCGGCGCGGTGCTGGTCGGCATGCTCGATCCTTTCAATGCCGACAACGCGGCGCAGCTCGCCGCGGCCGGCGTCACGGCGTTCGCGCTGGAAGCCGCGCCGCGCACGACCCGCGCGCAAAGTCTCGACGTGCTGTCGTCGCAGGCCAACATTGCCGGCTACAAGGCTGTGCTGCTCGCCGCCGACCTCTACCCGCGCTTCATGCCGATGCTGATGACGGCAGCCGGCACCGTGAAAGCGGCGCGCGTGCTGATACTCGGCGCCGGCGTGGCGGGCTTGCAGGCGATCGCGACCGCCAAGCGCCTCGGCGCCGTGATCGAGGCCTCGGACGTGCGACCGGCGGTGAAAGAGCAGATCGAGTCGCTGGGCGCCAAGTTTCTCGAGGTGTCGTACGAGACCGACGAGGAACGCGAGGCCGCGCAAGGCGTCGGCGGCTACGCAAAACCGATGCCGCCAAGCTGGTTGCAACGCCAGGGCGCGCTGGTCCACGAACGCGCCAAACAGGCCGATATCGTGATTTCGACCGCGCTGATTCCGGGCCGTCCCGCACCGACGCTGATCTCCGTCGACACCGTGCAGGCCATGAAACCCGGCTCGGTGCTGATCGATCTGGCCGCGGGCCGCGGCCCCGAGTACGAAGGGCGGCGCGGCGGCAACTGTCCGCTGACCGAGCCGGACAAGATCGTGGTCAAAAATGGCGTGCAGATCGTGGGCTTTACGAACCTGGCGTCGATGGTGGCCGCCGATGCGTCCTCGCTCTACGCCCGCAACCTGCTCGACTTCCTGAAGCTGATCATCGACAAGGAAGGCGCACTCAACATCGATCTCGCGGACGACATCGTCGCGGCCACGCTGCTGGCCCGTGACGGCGCAGTCACGCGCAAGGCATAA